One genomic region from Amycolatopsis sp. FBCC-B4732 encodes:
- a CDS encoding thiolase domain-containing protein gives MTKQLTAVLGTGQTHHRAKRADVSMPGLLREAIDRAMTDAQVGWADIDAVVLGKAPDLFEGVMMPELFLADALGATGKPLLRVHTAGSVGGSTALVAASLVQSGVHRRVLTVAYEKQSESNAMWGLSILPPFQMPVGAGAGGYFAPHVRSYIRRSGAPDHVGAIVAAKDRRNGALNPFAHLSQPDITVESVRASQMLWDPIRYDETCPSSDGACAMVLGDEAAGDAVEGGAAWIHATAMRTEPTTFAGRDQVNPQAGRDAAAALWAEAGITDPISEVDVAEIYVPFSWFEPMWLENLGFAPEGEGWKVTEKGETALGGRLPVNPSGGVLSSNPIGASGMLRFSEAAKQVIGRAGDYQVDGARRALGHAYGGGSQYFSMWLVGSEKPGS, from the coding sequence ATGACCAAGCAGCTCACCGCCGTGCTCGGCACCGGCCAGACACACCACCGCGCCAAGCGCGCGGACGTCTCGATGCCGGGCCTGCTGCGCGAGGCGATCGACCGCGCGATGACCGACGCCCAGGTGGGGTGGGCCGACATCGACGCCGTCGTGCTCGGCAAGGCCCCGGACCTGTTCGAGGGCGTGATGATGCCCGAGCTGTTCCTCGCCGACGCGCTGGGCGCGACCGGGAAACCGTTGCTGCGCGTGCACACCGCCGGTTCGGTCGGCGGGTCGACGGCGCTGGTCGCGGCCTCGCTCGTCCAGTCCGGCGTGCACCGCCGGGTGCTCACCGTGGCGTACGAGAAGCAGTCCGAGTCGAACGCGATGTGGGGCCTGTCGATCCTGCCGCCGTTCCAGATGCCGGTCGGCGCGGGCGCGGGCGGCTACTTCGCGCCGCACGTGCGCTCCTACATCCGGCGCTCCGGCGCGCCCGACCACGTCGGGGCGATCGTCGCGGCGAAGGACCGGCGCAACGGGGCGCTGAACCCGTTCGCGCACCTGAGCCAGCCCGACATCACGGTCGAGTCGGTGCGGGCGTCGCAGATGCTGTGGGACCCGATCCGCTACGACGAAACGTGCCCGTCGTCCGACGGCGCCTGCGCGATGGTGCTCGGCGACGAGGCCGCCGGGGACGCCGTCGAGGGCGGGGCGGCCTGGATCCACGCGACGGCGATGCGCACCGAGCCGACCACGTTCGCCGGCCGCGACCAGGTGAACCCCCAGGCCGGGCGGGACGCGGCGGCCGCGCTGTGGGCCGAGGCCGGCATCACCGACCCGATATCCGAAGTGGACGTCGCCGAGATCTACGTGCCGTTCTCGTGGTTCGAGCCGATGTGGCTGGAGAATCTGGGGTTCGCGCCCGAGGGCGAGGGCTGGAAGGTGACCGAGAAGGGCGAGACGGCGCTGGGCGGCCGGCTGCCGGTCAACCCGTCCGGCGGGGTGCTCTCGTCCAACCCGATCGGCGCGTCGGGCATGCTCCGGTTCTCCGAAGCGGCCAAGCAGGTCATTGGCCGCGCCGGCGACTACCAGGTGGACGGCGCGCGCCGCGCACTCGGCCACGCCTACGGCGGCGGCTCCCAGTACTTCTCGATGTGGCTGGTCGGCTCCGAGAAGCCCGGTTCCTGA
- a CDS encoding YhjD/YihY/BrkB family envelope integrity protein, with protein sequence MKSSPKAPSPWARARARYRWLDHIARAADRYIDAGGYHYIASITYFSLLSLVPLLMVASSVAGFVLASQPHLLDTMVHAIVSTLPGGLGDKATDLLTGFVEQRTSVGAFGLVIGLYSGWNWMNALRDSLTALWGQNRSDQPLLRLIAVDLLALVGLSAALLVSFTLTISGTALGGYLLRLAGFDDTSWGHQLVSASSVPLSLAADWLVFLWVLTRLPRQKVGVRSAVRGAIALALGFEALKLAGGFYLRLIGDSPTGIAFGSVIGLIFFISLVARLLVYVTAWTATGSDAPPTPVQPPAPVELNPVVVVDPPIAVPATVGVLTGVVGTLLALRWRRSRR encoded by the coding sequence GTGAAGAGTTCCCCGAAGGCCCCGAGCCCCTGGGCGCGGGCCCGCGCCCGGTACCGGTGGCTGGACCACATCGCCCGCGCCGCCGACCGCTACATCGACGCCGGCGGCTACCACTACATCGCCTCGATCACCTACTTCAGCCTGCTGTCGCTGGTGCCGCTGCTGATGGTCGCCTCGTCGGTCGCCGGGTTCGTGCTGGCCAGTCAGCCGCACCTGCTCGACACGATGGTCCACGCGATCGTGTCGACGCTGCCCGGCGGGCTCGGCGACAAGGCCACCGACCTGCTCACCGGGTTCGTCGAGCAGCGGACGAGCGTCGGGGCGTTCGGTCTGGTCATCGGCCTCTACTCGGGCTGGAACTGGATGAACGCGCTGCGGGACTCGCTGACCGCGCTGTGGGGGCAGAACCGCTCCGACCAGCCGCTCCTGCGGCTCATCGCCGTCGACCTGCTCGCGCTGGTGGGCTTGAGCGCGGCGCTGCTGGTGTCGTTCACGCTCACCATCTCCGGCACCGCGCTCGGCGGCTACCTGCTGCGGCTGGCCGGCTTCGACGACACGAGCTGGGGACACCAGCTCGTCTCGGCGTCCTCGGTGCCGCTGTCGCTGGCCGCCGACTGGCTGGTGTTCCTGTGGGTGCTGACCCGGCTGCCGCGGCAGAAGGTCGGCGTGCGCAGCGCGGTCCGCGGCGCGATCGCGCTGGCCCTCGGGTTCGAGGCGCTCAAGCTGGCCGGCGGGTTCTACCTCCGGCTGATCGGCGACTCGCCGACCGGCATCGCGTTCGGCTCGGTGATCGGCCTCATCTTCTTCATCTCGCTGGTCGCGCGGCTGCTCGTCTACGTCACGGCGTGGACCGCGACCGGCTCCGACGCGCCGCCGACGCCGGTCCAGCCGCCGGCGCCGGTGGAGCTGAACCCGGTGGTCGTGGTCGACCCGCCGATCGCGGTGCCGGCCACGGTCGGCGTGCTCACCGGCGTGGTCGGCACCCTCCTGGCCCTGCGCTGGCGCCGCTCCCGTCGCTGA